In Strix aluco isolate bStrAlu1 chromosome 17, bStrAlu1.hap1, whole genome shotgun sequence, the genomic stretch TGAATTTTGTAAGCATATTTGATATTAAGACTAACAAATAGCAGTGTGTTTCTTTAGAAAACCTATGGAATTcaagaaaaaaggttaaaataaaagACAGACCTGTTATTTTGGCAAGTCTGTGGAGGAAATTCTTCTTGGCTCAGTTATGAAGAAAGTTATTATTTATAAAAGCCCATCCTTCAGTTTACTTTGGAGAATTGCTGTTCCAAGTTAATGTGGCTTGATGAGGAAAACATATATATGAATGTTTCATACAAGGAAGGACAGACTGACATCCTGAACAACCCAAACAGGATGAGAAAGGGAAAACCTAATGTGTTTTATGCTAAACAGTGAATCCAAATTAACAAATTGGAACTAGCATGAAAAGATGGTCCTCATCAATCTTTGTGCGTGACTGATACCACCCTGTAGGAACCGAGAGCTTAATCACACTCTCAATCTAGCATCTTGACTTAGTTTGGATTCTTTTGCAAATCCTATTTGATCATTCTTTCTTGGATGAAGAAGGTACACTCTCCACAGGAGATGTGAACAATCTCTTGCTTCAGTGGCTATTTCCATGATGTTAGATTACCATTAATAAGACTACTCCAGAcactcctttttattttcatccaTAGTGTGATCAAATTCAAAGCCTCTCAGCAGGACCCCACCAACATCTGGAAATGAATCAACTGATTCAGAAAGAATTTTCTTatcctttcaattaaaaaaaaatcagtgactttAAGACCCCATTGCATCATATTTAAGCACAGTCTACTTATGTATTTGGGACACTTTAATACACCCTGCCTATATTGATAAGGACATCTGTTTCCCACTGAAAGAAGCACCACTACAAACCAGCTGTTAGTCGTTTCAAAATGCAAAGTTTCTTTGAGTTTCTTTGCAACATAACATCAATTAAGTAATCCTTACCTAGCAGTAGGAGAGTAGTTTTAATCTGTGAAGTATACTGTCCCAAATAACCACTGAATTAAAAGGGTGATGCAATGGTTACTTGCAAGATTCACCTTCCAAAACACTGCCTGCATCGTGCTGAAATGCAATGAACAATTTCAGAAGGAAGACACCAACACTGAACTTTTAAGATGGCCTCTCTCGCCTAACTCAGTTTCTGCATTGCCAGAAGGTCTGTGTTAGTCCTCCAGTATAGAGGCATTTGCAAATGGTACCCAAATTATCCCATGGTGAGGGCTTTCAGACTGAACAAGGAgcatcttaaaataaatgaatagatCAGAAAAGAGAAGGAGCCTCAAAGAACAAAGAGTTCTaggtaacttttttcctcttagctACTTATGAAAGAACATTCAACACCCATTTCCTCAGCAAAGGAGTACCTTTTCATCTTAGACATGAACAATACAGACACGGACACTTCTaaataaatgaagtttaaaaaaaaaaagagccctaGACTATGAAGTCTGTTTTAAAGAATGAAACCTGACGTTACTAAATCAAAGACAACTTCAAGCTGAAATTTAAATACATCCTAAATACTCATTACACAGTGCAGACGCTTGCCATTACCTGCTTTCACACAAGAGAGTAATTTTTTCTTCATGCACAGGACCTAGGCTTGCAACACCCCTCGACTACTTCTGAATCgtagcagaaaaataaagaacctGGGGTACCAATAACGAACCTAAGCAGAACCCTGTAGCTTGGCAACCCGGGAGATGGAGCAGTTCACAAGAGGGTTGCTTCCACCTGCTGGAGATGGAAAATATTAATGCGAGCCCAAAAGACCCTCCTGCTTGTAGGGACCAGGACAGAGATGGTTTGGGGGAGTAGGGACGCCTTCACTGCATGCTGAAAGAGAAGCAACCTCACCAGTTCTGATTTCACCCAAACCACGCATCTACGGACAGAAGCAGTCGAGAGGCTTGCTGCTGACGAGATGTCCAAGTGTTGGATGAAACTGAACACACACAGATCTCAAACCCTTTGAATTCATACCCAAGAAGTGCCCCAAAAGACAAGCAAATTCAATCTAAAATGCACGCAGGGTTCCTCCTGCGTGCTTCCCCATAACATGCAGATACACACCCATCCCACGAGCTCAGGCCCCACAGAGCACAGAAACGTCCCTTTTCAGCTgggcagaaagaaatatttcatctCAGCTCACCTCTCCAGATGGCCAACGTGGGGAAACCGTGAGCAGCTCAGTCCCAACATCGCCCCCGCCCAGCATGGTTGTTTTTGCTTTGCAGACCGGCTGCCCACGGCCAGCACACGCAGCCCCTGGGCCCGGTCGGTTCTGGCATCCCTCTTGTTTGGGACAGGGAGAAGGGTTGctcttcagtttttccttttgctttaccAGCACTAGTGGATACTGAAACTACTCCCCCAACCATCACCATTCAGTTTCCCCTTTCCCATCATTAGAAACACCTCTTTTATTGGAAACCGCATTTAAGACAAGTTTTGGAACAAATAATTTGATTGTGCCTGCTGATGTGCTGTCTCAGCACTGCACTGAGTCAACACCCAAAGCCATCTTCCTCTCATCTGCAAACAGTTGACAAGGAAAAGGCCGCTTCTACTTAATTCCTTAACAATTAGGAATTAAATAATCTAAACTTCATTCAGCTTCCAGTAATAcaatctcacagaatcatcttggttggaaaagacctcgaagctcctccagtccaaccatgaacctcacactgacccttctcaactccaccagatccctcagcgttatgtcaaccTCTCacattttgcattgttttcagtAAAGACATTTAATTTATAACCCATTTACTAAGACGGTCAGAGCTGTCACTCCGACACGTGTGGTTTTACGTCATATACCTGTCCAACCCCCCCCACACGCACCTCACAGACAGTACAAGGGATTGAATTGTTTTCATGGGACGCcatgaaagtgaaaaatatttgcGTGTGAACAGCACACCAGGCAATCCATGCTGAATCTTCGTTCAAAACAATCCTAAAATACAGGCATTATAAAGACAGGATTCATCATAAATCACTGTTatcttgcatttttcttctaaCTCATGTTGTTTAGATTTTATCATCAGCCAATTACAATAATTACATGCAAGCTTGCTGCAGCAGATAATGTAAAACATAATAAATCTAAAGACATTTGTAGAGGTTACCCGTTCAATGAAAACCACATTTAAACTCCAGTATGTAAGCAACTTAAATGTCCTTTTTCAGCCCATAAAGACTCTTCAGACTTTCAGTACTATTTATACTGctttttttcatctgaatttgGCAACATAAGGGTATATAATCTCACACACCCTTCTCCTGGCTGACTTGGATTCTGGTATGCAGTGAAACACAGGCTAACTCACAGCACAAAGTTCTTCAGCTTCAGGGAGTTTAATACCGTAATCCCTTAAAGGCCTTAGGGAAAAACACCCAAACTCCTGTGTCAACAGGATTCCTGGATCTATTAATTGCCAGAGATTAATGAATCAAATCGAACAGTTATCTTGAGACAGAAAAATATCTACTGAAGATTCAAAAGAagccaagaaaacatttttctccctgGCTACACACTTTGAAAGCAGCCACTCAGACTACAGGTAGTCAcacatcaaaatacattttaagccTTAGTAACACCTCAAAACTCCACATTATTTTTAAGAGTTACCAAACACTTATCTCGCCATTACCAGCAACAAGCTATGGTGGTTTTCTTACACATGAGAAAGTGACACCTGAATATCAGGAAGTACTGAAGATAGCATTGTTAAGACTAAATTACACCTGTGTGTGGTGTAATTACACCATCAATCTACTATGCAAGGAAAATTCTTCAACTTTGACATCACTTTGCACACCAGCTAAAATAAATTCCAACCTTTCCTCTCACAAATTCCAACAATTACAGTGGTGTTTTGGGGGTGATTCAGGCCATTCTATGTTCAaggccaaaacaaaacaaccaacttCTTTCACAGGAGAACCAGCCTGCGATGCTGAAGTTCCTGACCGAACCATGCAGTGCTTGGTTCTTCTGAATTGCTGGCAACACAGTTTTTGACGTTTTTCCATTCCTGGCAAGCTAATACATTTCAAAGACTGATAAGATCATACCGTAAACAGATCTAATTAACTCAACATTTTCAATTTCAGCCATGAAAAATCAGAAGAAGGACTTACTTGGGTCTCGACTGCTGTACGGCCATCCTGAGGCAGGTAAAAAAGATGGCATGGGAGAACTTGCCCTGCTGTCATCCTCCACTTGCTGCGTAATATGCCGcacagtttctttattttttctgttcttcctgcGCCCAGTGGGTTGCCAGCCATCCCCTACTCCTTGGTCAGAGAACGCGTTCTGTATTGCACTATCCTTGGCAGAAGGTAGTTCGCTCCCTCCATAATGTGACGGTGAAACCTGCTCCTCTTTGATACGTAAAGACCCATAGCCCATGTCACTAGACCAAAGAGACTGGGATGAAACATCTTCGTGGCTGTCTGTTTTTGGTTCTTGATCCTCTTTTCCGTAACTACTCCCTCCTTCGTGGCAGCTGGCAATAGCAGAATCTCCAGAAGAGTTTGCTGGGCTTGTTCGCCGAGCTAACCAGGGAGATATACTCCTGCCAGCCACGACTGCTGAAATCAAAGCATCCGTACTGCTGCTGGAAGGGGCTCCGAGCTCATAATCGACGAGGTCATCCGAGGCATCAGACTTTATGCTTATGTCGAGAGCTGCTTTGATGAAATTGTGACAGGCTTGTACAATATCTGTCATCTGCAGGTAGCTAGCAGCTGACATCACCTCAATGACGTTCCTGCTGGTCAGGGCGAGGTGTGCAGAGTACATGAAGTCAATGATTGCTTTAAAACCTTGTGCGGTTACAATGTCTAAGTGGGTGACTGTGGCCTGGTCGGAGGTTTTCTGCACCTGGCAGTACAGCGTTTTGAAGTAGCGACTACTCCCAAGCAGGACGTTTTTGTGAGCCTTAAATATCTTCCCCTCGACTATAATGCAAACGTCACAGAGGATGCCGTGTTGTCTCTGCTCGTTAAGCTCACGCAGCAGATGACGGTAGTGGGAAGCAATCTCCATATCTTCCTTTCGGTTATTCATTTGGAAATCTTTGTGTTTCCTCTTCCACAAGTCCTGTATGGGGAAGGAAATGACAGTATTACAAAATCCAATACAAGCTTACAGACCTGTTTTTTCAAAGACTCAGACAAACCCCAAGTTGTACCAAATTAAGTAACAGGTTCATGATGAAGGAATGCCACAGAATACAACTACTGCCTGGAAAGACTGCACATTCATTACAGGATGCAGCTTATTTTTACCAGGCTTCAAATAATTTAAGTTAAAAGGGACTAGATTTGAAGCTCAATCCTCCAGTGGCTCCTAACATCCCggagaaacatttctttaaattactACAGACTTGTAAGAAAACCTGTCTTCAGTTACTTGGGTAAAACAGCTGTCAGTTTTTACCATTTGGGTTCAGTGAAGTTTGGTTTTGAAAGAGGTACTACACTTATAACCACGCTGACAAACTATTGAAGAGCACTCTGTAACACAATTTCCTCAAGGGAACAAGCATTATGTGCAGCACGCTGAATAGCTGAAATCCTCAAACAGCGAAAGCCAATTGAAACCAGCTATTTCCCTTGCTATATTGTGGTTGAGGGGCTATAAATACTGTTTTCAAGTCAGAAGAGCAATAGGCAAATCCAAGACCACAGATCACAAAACTTTAAGTCCCCACCCAAACTAAACTGGCAATAGATCAGACCTATGAAATTAATGTTATCTGAAGCTTAACTACTTATAAGCACAAGATTTTTAACTTTGCAATAAAACATGTTATTTCCTTGGCTTGACATCTCCGAGTCTACCCCACAACCACCCTAAGATCTTGGGTGGAGAAATTCTAATAATCACCTAAACATCCACGTTTTAGAAAGGATGCTTATGACCCAAATAACAAAGCATCCATCAAGCTGAGAAGAATTCACAGGACTTTTGATCACCTTTCATAGAATTTGACAGTATTATCCAAAAAAAGGCTAGTTAGTGCCAGCAGCATGGCATATCTTGTAAGTTACGCTCCAAACTACCCTCCTCTTACAGcccaaaagagagaaaaaggtctTAAATGTGGGTATGTTGACAGTAATCAGTGGCGCTAATATTTTCAGATTGAATTTTATCCCACCTGCAAAGTACAAACACGAGAGGAGCAATACATCAACATGGAGGAGTGCATACATACATTTCTCGCAGCCACGCAGCTCTGTTGTCCGGTCAGCATCATCCGAAACTCCCTGCCCTTCATCTCCCAAAGTCACACGTATCCACACATTCTGTCTCTCCAGTGAGAGTTCACGACTCTCAAGGTGTTAAGGATGGACACATCAGAACAGACCGATGAAGTACTCTCCACGACACCAAACCTCAGCAGCTACCGCCCTGGCAACTCCATACTCGCCTTTGCTGCCACAGCCTTACAAATCCCTTGGCATCAATCCCTGCCATTTTATCTAGCTTACACCACTTATTTGGAACCTGCTATCAAGATTTATATACTGTGTAACAGTGGTTTAATGGTCCAACTGATTAAGAGCACCAAGATGCCACACAACATGAAGGATATCTACTCCTTTCTCTCAAAAACTTAAATTTGTTCCAATATAATAAGTTCCAACTGTAAAATTGGTATGTGGGTCCACATGTCAACATACAACTGTAAAACTGGTATCTGCTGACAAGACCAAATTTCAAGTGTAATTACAGGCCGGCGCACACCTCAGAAGCCTGGATTTAGGCTACTGGTGGTTGCTGATAAAACCAAAATCACTGTGCTTCTGAGGTCTTACAGTCTTGAAGCGTACATGGTTAAATATAAGCACTGTCAGTAAGGAGGCTGATGCGAGCTTGAAGCAACCTTCTAACATACATCGAGTTCAAACACAAACTCAGTCCCATCTGTTCAAACGGGCTCACAGCAGTGGGCAATCCTAGGATAGCCATGATTAAGAAAGTTTCCTGTACTGTGGAATACAGATCCATAAGACCTTTGACCCCTTCCCCTAGTCTGTGCTATTATTATCATCTACAGGAGCAAAATAGCGACAGTTTAGCCAACACCATTGGCTAGAAAACCACCTCTCAGCCCACAGAACATACGTGACACAGGACCTTTCTTCTAGAGAGCCACCTGATGATTCAAAAGTTCAAGTTATGCAAGATTGCCTGCACAAGCTTCTCCAGTTCCGCAGGAATGGAGCTGACACTGTCTCTTCGGCAGTGTCAGAAATGCTAATTTGCAAGACCAGCTGGTCCCTGATCATTGAGAAGCATTTGCTTCCCTCTAGAGAGGAAAGACCATCCTCCTGCAACACAAACAGGCTGAACTGGTGTTCATCTATTTCAAATCCATACAGCTTTTCTACAGAATTAAAGACAGAATGCACAAAGcagcttattatttttttttttaatttgaactgGAAGAGGTCAATAATAGCACAGCTCTGCACTATCTGAACGACACTACCTATTTACCATTGAAACCTGCCCAGAGACCTCAAATCAAATTCTCACACAGAAgccatttccatttcaaataaatgaaataaataaacaaaaatcagagGCAGGGagtaagggggagaaaaaaaaaaaataaattgatttttcaggtgTTTGGCCTGAAAAGGTTGTGATGGAaccagccagcacagcagctctcTAACCCAGGCTCTGTAGGTGGCTGCCACCACTTCCCAACATCTTCAGGTTTGAGAGAACCACCTCTTAAGGCAGAATGACAGTTCAGTTTTGTCTTTATTCCAGAAACCACTACTGCATCTACTTTTAGGAGCTGAAGAGTCAGCTTAGTCCCCTCAGGAAATATGAATTGCCACATAGGATAAAGTGAGTTGTCCATCACCAATCCTGTCTTCAACAGCTGCCATATCCACATGATT encodes the following:
- the ZBTB46 gene encoding zinc finger and BTB domain-containing protein 46 isoform X3, with protein sequence MSSAVVGETLDLEPSLLLDLWKRKHKDFQMNNRKEDMEIASHYRHLLRELNEQRQHGILCDVCIIVEGKIFKAHKNVLLGSSRYFKTLYCQVQKTSDQATVTHLDIVTAQGFKAIIDFMYSAHLALTSRNVIEVMSAASYLQMTDIVQACHNFIKAALDISIKSDASDDLVDYELGAPSSSSTDALISAVVAGRSISPWLARRTSPANSSGDSAIASCHEGGSSYGKEDQEPKTDSHEDVSSQSLWSSDMGYGSLRIKEEQVSPSHYGGSELPSAKDSAIQNAFSDQGVGDGWQPTGRRKNRKNKETVRHITQQVEDDSRASSPMPSFLPASGWPYSSRDPSADVTVTEPSSSDSRVERSDPYASVDEALLGGEASYISQPLTPEKEDALQAATVANLRAALMSKNSLLSLKADMLGEDSSLLFEYLPKGTHSLSLNEFTVIRKKFKCPYCSFSAMHQCILKRHMRSHTGERPYPCEICGKKFTRREHMKRHTLVHSKDKKYVCKVCNRVFMSAASVGIKHGSRRHGVCADCSGRGIAGHLDHNGGEGSPDECYPGEGQYMEDPDDIKVEGDEEMGDDDDIKWKDDVGMSQDDVILDDDKDVDSPQEQDNSGENDKDFTWIS